The Garciella nitratireducens DSM 15102 DNA window GGGCAGAAATTAAAAAAGCAAAATTGGCAACAAAAGATTCAGACAATTGTTCCCGTACCTCTTCATGAAAATCGTAGGAGAGAACGAGGATTTAATCAATCCGAGGAGATAGCGAAAGGAATCTCTAGTATTTTATCTATTTCGATGTTAAAAAATTCTTTAATACGGGTGAAAGATACGCCTCATCAAACAGGGCTAATGAGAAATCAGAGACAGGAAAATATAAAGAAAGCTTTTCAAATAGTGGATATAGAGTCAGTGCAAGATAAAAAAGTGTTATTAGTAGATGATGTTTATACCACTGGAGCTACTATTGACTCTTGTGCTAAGACTTTAAAACAAGCAGGTGCTAAACAAGTTTATTTTGCAGTTTTAGCAATAGGGAAAAGTAGGATAGAGTGAGTGGTTCGTTAATTTAAGAAATTCTTGAAAAAACCAGAGTATATGTTTTATAATAATAAGGCATATGTAGTTAGGTCTGTGGTTGAAAGTCGAGGCCAGTCGCAGGCAAAACGATCCACGTAAGGTAATTAAAAAATTACTGAGCATGGTGCGGCTTAGAGGTAAGTCCAGCCAGTCTGTAGGCTGAGAGAGGAATGGTGACGGTAATCCCGAAGCTAAACTTCCAGCTGGCGAGTGTGGGGGCAAAGACCAGGTCAGCTAAGTACATATGTAAAGAGTAGAGTTTTCATGATAGAAAAACTACTCTTTTTTTATTATTTTGCAAGACTTTATAAAAAAATTGTCGGATTGAAAAACTTTTTTTAAAAAATTTATCTATAGTTTACACAGGTTTTCCACAATAGAAAAAGTGTAAATTCAACTTATCAACAGAGTTACCCACATTATCCACAAACTATCTGTCCACAAATTGATATTTATCCACAATATGCAAAATTCTATATACCATTCATTTGTCGTAATTTGCGTAAAATTTAAAGAAAGGGCTGGAAATATTAAGAAATTTTTGATTGATGAAAATTTAATTGGGTATAATACTAGTACATACAAAAGATAATAAACCTCTTTTATAAATGGAGAAG harbors:
- a CDS encoding ComF family protein, encoding MSIYGSIKEMIREGLFPSDGRCIFCKKLLLFEPNPFCDSCLEKIPWIGQKTCKKCGKEEVIEDTGLCTDCIHWEHQYEQGITLFTYIGNGKKIIQEIKFDGNKKLAQWTGKKVGQKLKKQNWQQKIQTIVPVPLHENRRRERGFNQSEEIAKGISSILSISMLKNSLIRVKDTPHQTGLMRNQRQENIKKAFQIVDIESVQDKKVLLVDDVYTTGATIDSCAKTLKQAGAKQVYFAVLAIGKSRIE